A part of Acidimicrobiales bacterium genomic DNA contains:
- the glgP gene encoding alpha-glucan family phosphorylase: MRALRSFTVRPRLPEALHHLEQLAMNLRWSWDESTRALFRWVDPEAWDSTVHDPVRLLGLVRRERLDALATDAGFLRYLNEVHDGLVRYLERPRWFQTTADAGELRLVGYFSPEFGMSEALPQYSGGLGVLAGDHLKAASDLGVPLVGIGLFYRHGYFRQALSADGWQLERYPDLDPHAMALTPCDGVQVELDLAGEPVLARVWRADVGRIPLYLLDTDVEENSEAARGVTDRLYGGDSEHRLRQEIVLGVGGVRALEALGHDVQVFHTNEGHAGFLGLERIRRFMVDEGLSFHEAIEAVRAGNIFTTHTPVPAGIDRFRPELIERYFGWWADETGVPLPELLALGRRDEEPPDDRFNMAVMGLRLAGRSNAVARLHGDVSRAMFRDLWPDAPEAEVPITHITNGVHAHTWVSPEIDDVLARHVLPEWAGAGPGDWARIDTARDDEIWRAREQGRERLVSLVRQRLRQAAEARGLSPSDTAWCAEVLDPKILTVGFARRFATYKRATLLLSQPERLRALLLSPDRPVQLVFAGKAHPADDAGKEMISRIVHFASDPEVRHRIAFVEDYDIALARGLYQGADVWLNTPRRPLEACGTSGMKSALNGGLQLSILDGWWAEMFNGDNGWAISSVEAEHDPDRRDELEANSLFDLLEQQIAPLFYRRDEGPVPRAWVRRVKASLASLGPRVTATRMVRDYVEELYQTTAARADRLGGDGHLRARALAGWKDRVGRAWRGVHVVAVDADETPAELGATRRVDAVVALGSLSAADVAVQLVHGTVGQGGELTMATVREMEAVGPPTAGQLRYRGEVPCERAGRYGFTVRVVPSHPDLTGPVELGRIAWA, from the coding sequence GTGCGCGCCCTCCGGAGCTTCACCGTCCGGCCCCGCCTGCCCGAGGCGCTCCACCACCTCGAGCAGCTGGCCATGAACCTTCGCTGGTCGTGGGACGAGAGCACTCGCGCCCTGTTCCGCTGGGTCGATCCCGAGGCCTGGGACAGCACCGTCCACGACCCGGTGCGCCTCCTCGGCCTGGTCCGGAGGGAGCGGCTCGACGCCCTGGCCACCGACGCCGGCTTCCTCCGGTACCTCAACGAGGTGCACGACGGCCTCGTGCGCTACCTGGAGCGGCCCAGGTGGTTCCAGACGACCGCCGACGCCGGCGAGCTCCGGCTGGTGGGCTACTTCTCACCCGAGTTCGGCATGTCCGAGGCCCTGCCCCAGTACTCCGGCGGCCTGGGGGTGCTGGCCGGCGACCACCTCAAGGCGGCCAGCGACCTGGGCGTGCCGCTGGTCGGGATCGGGCTGTTCTACCGCCACGGGTACTTCCGCCAGGCCCTCAGCGCCGACGGCTGGCAGCTCGAGCGCTACCCCGACCTCGACCCCCACGCCATGGCCCTCACCCCCTGCGACGGGGTGCAGGTGGAGCTCGACCTGGCGGGCGAGCCCGTGCTCGCCCGGGTGTGGCGGGCCGACGTGGGTCGGATCCCGCTGTACCTCCTCGACACCGACGTCGAGGAGAACAGCGAGGCAGCCCGCGGGGTGACCGACCGGCTGTACGGAGGGGACTCCGAGCACCGCCTGCGCCAGGAGATCGTCCTCGGCGTGGGGGGCGTGCGCGCCCTGGAGGCCCTCGGCCACGACGTGCAGGTGTTCCACACCAACGAGGGCCACGCCGGGTTCCTCGGCCTCGAGCGGATCCGCCGGTTCATGGTGGACGAGGGCCTCTCGTTCCACGAGGCCATCGAGGCGGTGCGGGCCGGCAACATCTTCACCACCCACACCCCCGTCCCCGCCGGGATCGACCGCTTCCGGCCGGAGCTGATCGAGCGGTACTTCGGGTGGTGGGCCGACGAGACCGGCGTCCCCCTCCCCGAGCTGCTGGCCCTCGGTCGCCGCGACGAGGAGCCACCCGACGACCGGTTCAACATGGCCGTCATGGGGCTCCGCCTGGCCGGGCGGTCCAACGCCGTCGCCCGACTGCACGGCGACGTCAGCCGGGCCATGTTCCGCGACCTGTGGCCCGACGCCCCCGAGGCCGAGGTGCCCATCACCCACATCACCAACGGCGTCCACGCCCACACCTGGGTGTCGCCCGAGATCGACGACGTCCTGGCCCGCCACGTGCTCCCCGAGTGGGCCGGCGCCGGGCCGGGCGACTGGGCCCGCATCGACACGGCCCGCGACGACGAGATCTGGCGGGCCCGCGAGCAGGGCCGGGAGCGGCTGGTGTCCCTGGTGCGCCAGCGGCTCCGCCAGGCCGCCGAGGCCCGCGGGCTGTCGCCCTCGGACACCGCCTGGTGCGCCGAGGTCCTCGACCCCAAGATCCTCACGGTGGGCTTCGCCCGCCGCTTCGCGACGTACAAGCGGGCCACCCTGCTGCTGTCGCAGCCCGAACGGCTCCGGGCCCTGCTGCTGTCCCCCGACCGTCCGGTGCAGCTGGTGTTCGCCGGCAAGGCCCACCCGGCCGACGACGCCGGCAAGGAGATGATCAGCAGGATCGTCCACTTCGCCTCCGACCCCGAGGTCCGCCATCGGATCGCCTTCGTCGAGGACTACGACATCGCCCTGGCCCGCGGGCTCTACCAGGGTGCCGACGTGTGGCTGAACACGCCTCGCCGCCCCCTGGAGGCCTGCGGCACCAGCGGGATGAAGTCGGCTCTCAACGGCGGGCTGCAGCTGTCGATCCTCGACGGCTGGTGGGCCGAGATGTTCAACGGCGACAACGGGTGGGCCATCTCCTCGGTCGAGGCCGAGCACGACCCCGACCGCCGGGACGAGCTCGAGGCCAACAGCTTGTTCGACCTGCTCGAACAGCAGATCGCGCCGCTGTTCTACCGGCGTGACGAGGGGCCGGTGCCCCGGGCGTGGGTGCGGCGCGTCAAGGCCAGCCTGGCCTCGCTCGGCCCCAGGGTCACCGCCACCCGCATGGTGCGCGACTACGTCGAGGAGCTGTACCAGACCACCGCGGCGCGCGCCGACCGGCTGGGCGGCGACGGGCACCTCCGGGCCCGGGCCCTGGCCGGCTGGAAGGACCGGGTGGGCCGGGCCTGGAGGGGGGTGCACGTGGTCGCGGTCGACGCCGACGAGACTCCCGCCGAGCTGGGCGCCACCCGGCGGGTGGATGCCGTCGTCGCCCTCGGCTCGCTCTCGGCCGCCGACGTGGCGGTGCAGCTGGTGCACGGCACGGTGGGCCAGGGCGGCGAGCTCACCATGGCGACGGTCCGGGAGATGGAGGCCGTGGGCCCGCCCACGGCCGGCCAGCTGCGCTACCGGGGCGAGGTGCCCTGCGAGCGGGCGGGCCGCTACGGCTTCACGGTGCGGGTGGTGCCCTCGCACCCCGACCTGACCGGCCCGGTGGAGCTGGGCCGGATCGCCTGGGCCTGA
- a CDS encoding enoyl-CoA hydratase/isomerase family protein, with translation MADADPRLVHLERRDDGVAVVRLDHPKVNALSSLLLRQLQEVAESLVTGPPGAVVVTGGDRVFAAGADITEFGGPDEARLVGRRFLTALNAVAAIPRMTIAAVAGYALGGGCELALACDLRIASERARFGQPEILLGIIPGGGGTQRLARLVGPARAKDLVLTGRQVDAEEALRIGLVDEVVPHEELHDRVLARAAELARGPAVAQALAKRAIDAGLEGSLADGLELEQELFVEVFGTDDARIGVRSFLEHGPGRAAFTGR, from the coding sequence ATGGCCGACGCAGACCCCCGCCTCGTCCACCTGGAGCGACGCGACGACGGTGTCGCCGTCGTGCGCCTCGACCACCCCAAGGTCAACGCGCTCTCCAGCCTGCTGCTGCGCCAGCTCCAGGAGGTCGCCGAGTCCCTGGTGACCGGCCCACCCGGGGCCGTCGTCGTGACCGGCGGCGACCGCGTCTTCGCGGCCGGGGCCGACATCACCGAGTTCGGCGGCCCCGACGAGGCCCGCCTGGTCGGGCGGCGCTTCCTCACCGCGCTCAACGCGGTGGCCGCCATCCCCCGGATGACCATCGCCGCCGTGGCCGGCTACGCCCTGGGCGGCGGGTGCGAGCTGGCCCTCGCCTGCGACCTGCGGATCGCGTCCGAGCGGGCCCGGTTCGGCCAGCCCGAGATCCTGCTCGGGATCATCCCCGGCGGCGGCGGCACGCAGCGGCTCGCCCGCCTCGTCGGCCCGGCGCGAGCCAAGGACCTCGTCCTCACCGGCCGCCAGGTCGACGCCGAGGAGGCCCTCCGCATCGGGCTGGTCGACGAGGTGGTCCCCCACGAGGAGCTCCACGACCGGGTGCTGGCCCGGGCCGCCGAGCTGGCGCGCGGCCCGGCCGTGGCCCAGGCCCTGGCCAAGCGGGCGATCGACGCCGGCCTCGAGGGCTCGCTGGCCGACGGCCTCGAGCTCGAGCAGGAGCTGTTCGTCGAGGTGTTCGGCACCGACGACGCCCGGATCGGCGTGCGCTCGTTCCTCGAGCACGGCCCCGGCCGGGCCGCCTTCACCGGCCGCTGA
- the meaB gene encoding methylmalonyl Co-A mutase-associated GTPase MeaB: MPPREPAALVDAARAGDRAALARLLSIVERGGPAAREVGRIAWPLGGRAYTVGITGAPGAGKSTLTSALIASMRARGLEVAVLAVDPSSPFSGGAILGDRVRMQDHVTDPGVFIRSMATRGHLGGLSLATPEAVRVLDAVGRPWVLVETVGVGQVEVEIAAAADTTVVVVNPGWGDAVQANKAGLLEIADVFVINKADRPGVDETRRDLEQMLELSELRGWRPPIVATVASTGEGVEALWEAVQAHRAAIEADGVLVERRRRRLREELVEIVGVRLERRARDLVEEGYGALEAEVLARRTDPWSAADRLLHGLGA; encoded by the coding sequence CTGCCGCCCCGAGAGCCCGCCGCCCTGGTCGATGCCGCCCGTGCCGGCGACCGTGCCGCGCTGGCCCGGCTGCTCTCGATCGTGGAGCGGGGCGGGCCGGCGGCCCGGGAGGTGGGGCGGATCGCCTGGCCCCTCGGCGGGCGGGCCTACACGGTCGGCATCACGGGAGCCCCGGGGGCGGGCAAGTCGACGCTCACGTCGGCCCTGATCGCGTCCATGCGGGCCCGGGGACTCGAGGTGGCGGTGCTGGCCGTCGACCCGTCGTCGCCCTTCTCCGGCGGCGCGATCCTGGGGGACCGGGTGCGCATGCAGGACCACGTCACCGACCCGGGGGTCTTCATCCGGTCGATGGCCACCCGAGGCCACCTCGGGGGGCTGTCGCTGGCCACCCCCGAGGCCGTGCGGGTCCTCGACGCGGTCGGCCGCCCGTGGGTGCTCGTGGAGACGGTCGGCGTGGGACAGGTGGAGGTGGAGATCGCCGCGGCGGCCGACACCACCGTCGTGGTGGTCAACCCCGGCTGGGGCGACGCGGTGCAGGCCAACAAGGCCGGCCTGCTCGAGATCGCCGACGTGTTCGTGATCAACAAGGCCGACCGGCCCGGCGTCGACGAGACGCGCCGCGACCTCGAGCAGATGCTCGAGCTCTCCGAGCTGCGCGGCTGGCGCCCGCCCATCGTGGCCACCGTGGCGTCCACCGGGGAGGGGGTCGAGGCGCTGTGGGAGGCGGTGCAGGCGCACCGGGCCGCCATCGAGGCCGACGGGGTCCTGGTCGAGCGCCGCCGCCGCCGGCTCCGCGAGGAGCTGGTGGAGATCGTGGGCGTCCGCCTCGAGCGCCGGGCGCGCGACCTGGTCGAGGAGGGCTACGGCGCGCTGGAGGCCGAGGTGCTGGCCCGGCGCACCGACCCGTGGAGCGCCGCCGACCGCCTGCTGCACGGCCTCGGCGCCTGA
- a CDS encoding NifU family protein, whose product MRSQVEETIEAIRPALQADGGDIVLKDVDEQTGIVTVELVGACGTCPASTATLKAGIERIMRDRIDGVSEVVAV is encoded by the coding sequence CTGCGCTCGCAGGTGGAGGAGACCATCGAGGCGATCCGCCCGGCTCTGCAAGCCGACGGAGGAGACATCGTGCTGAAGGACGTCGACGAGCAGACGGGGATCGTGACCGTCGAGCTGGTGGGCGCCTGCGGCACGTGTCCGGCCTCGACCGCCACCCTCAAGGCGGGGATCGAGCGCATCATGCGCGACCGCATCGACGGTGTCTCCGAGGTCGTCGCCGTCTGA
- a CDS encoding MFS transporter has protein sequence MSRVVRRRTVDEQHLDRLLTPRNDLVAELEVAPGVFEAAEGPFRRYRRTVEVVARHDGTVDVTQTVDVRLAIPYFGFLFARPVRAALQRPPRRAPPWWAPPQRLDARAAAVLGTVCAASLLVGYQNTLLTQTIAFAADEFDAGDRAQGVALAVARTGIVVALVLTSLADRRGRRAVIVLTALAGPVLAATGALAPSLAWLTASQFAARPLAIALGIALGITAAEEMPAGGRAYAISVLSMSTALGAGICVMALPLAGLGASGWRLLYLVPLAGLPLAVSVARRIPESRRFDAPHRAATLRSHGRRFWLLAAAGLLLNLFVAPASSFQNRYLRAERGFSAGRIALFTLVTNTPGGIGVVLGGRLADLRGRRVVGAVALVGGSVATAAAFWLAGASLWLVSIVGGVVGAAAVPALGVYGAELFPTSLRGRANGIIAVLALVGSGVGLLAAGSMAEGFGTFGPAMAVLAVGPLLLAGLVLAAFPETAHLELEQLNPEDRPPPAAPPPVRP, from the coding sequence GTGTCGCGGGTCGTGCGCCGACGCACGGTCGACGAGCAGCACCTCGACCGGCTGCTGACCCCCCGGAACGACCTGGTCGCCGAGCTCGAGGTGGCGCCCGGCGTCTTCGAGGCGGCCGAAGGGCCGTTCCGTCGCTACCGGCGCACGGTCGAGGTCGTGGCCCGCCACGACGGCACGGTGGACGTCACCCAGACCGTCGACGTGCGCCTGGCGATCCCGTACTTCGGCTTCCTCTTCGCCCGGCCCGTGCGCGCCGCCCTCCAACGCCCGCCGCGCCGCGCCCCACCCTGGTGGGCCCCACCCCAGCGCCTCGACGCCCGGGCGGCGGCCGTGCTCGGCACCGTGTGCGCGGCGTCACTGCTGGTCGGCTACCAGAACACCCTGCTCACCCAGACCATCGCCTTCGCCGCCGACGAGTTCGACGCCGGCGACCGGGCCCAGGGGGTGGCCCTGGCGGTGGCCCGGACGGGCATCGTGGTGGCCCTGGTGCTCACGTCGCTGGCCGACCGGCGGGGGCGGCGGGCCGTGATCGTGCTCACCGCCCTGGCGGGGCCGGTCCTGGCGGCCACCGGCGCCCTGGCTCCCTCCCTCGCCTGGCTCACCGCCAGCCAGTTCGCGGCCCGTCCCCTGGCCATCGCCCTCGGCATCGCGCTCGGCATCACGGCCGCCGAGGAGATGCCGGCGGGCGGGCGCGCCTACGCGATCAGCGTGCTGTCGATGTCCACCGCGCTGGGCGCGGGCATCTGCGTGATGGCGCTCCCCCTCGCCGGCCTGGGCGCGAGCGGCTGGCGGCTCCTGTACCTGGTGCCGCTGGCGGGCCTGCCGCTGGCGGTGAGCGTGGCCCGCCGCATCCCCGAGAGCCGCCGCTTCGACGCGCCCCACCGGGCCGCGACCCTCCGGAGCCACGGTCGGCGCTTCTGGCTGCTGGCCGCGGCCGGGCTCCTGCTGAACCTGTTCGTGGCGCCGGCCTCGTCGTTCCAGAACCGCTACCTGCGCGCCGAGCGCGGGTTCTCGGCCGGGCGGATCGCGCTGTTCACGCTGGTGACCAACACCCCCGGGGGCATCGGCGTCGTCCTGGGGGGCCGGCTCGCGGACCTCCGTGGCCGCCGGGTCGTCGGGGCGGTGGCCCTGGTCGGGGGCAGCGTGGCCACGGCGGCCGCGTTCTGGCTGGCCGGGGCATCCCTCTGGCTGGTGTCGATCGTGGGTGGGGTGGTCGGCGCGGCCGCCGTCCCCGCCCTCGGCGTGTACGGGGCCGAGCTGTTCCCGACGTCGCTGCGGGGGCGGGCCAACGGCATCATCGCGGTGCTGGCCCTGGTGGGCAGCGGGGTGGGCCTGCTGGCGGCCGGGAGCATGGCCGAGGGCTTCGGCACCTTCGGCCCGGCGATGGCCGTCCTGGCCGTCGGGCCGCTGCTCCTGGCCGGGCTGGTGCTGGCCGCCTTCCCGGAGACCGCGCACCTCGAGCTGGAGCAGCTGAACCCCGAGGATCGGCCGCCCCCGGCGGCCCCGCCCCCGGTGCGCCCCTAG
- a CDS encoding dienelactone hydrolase, with protein MAAALLAPGAGSDRDQPALVAIERALAPVPVERIDFPYRRAGRRAPDRAPVLVACVVEEAGALAARARVAPDRLVLGGRSMGGRMCSMAVAEGLPAAGLVLISYPLHPPGRPGRLRTDHLPAIAVPCLVVSGTRDPFGTPDELRAAFELVGGPVTHVWVEGGRHDLKGAEDEVARAVVEWVAALEGGA; from the coding sequence GTGGCCGCGGCGCTGCTCGCGCCGGGGGCGGGCAGCGATCGCGACCAGCCCGCGCTGGTCGCGATCGAGAGGGCGCTGGCCCCGGTGCCGGTCGAGCGCATCGACTTCCCCTACCGGCGGGCCGGCAGGCGGGCGCCCGACCGGGCACCGGTGCTGGTCGCCTGCGTGGTCGAGGAGGCCGGCGCCCTCGCCGCCCGGGCCCGTGTGGCGCCCGACCGGCTGGTGCTCGGTGGGCGGTCGATGGGCGGTCGCATGTGCTCGATGGCCGTGGCCGAGGGGCTGCCCGCGGCCGGTTTGGTGCTGATCTCCTACCCCCTCCACCCGCCGGGCAGGCCCGGGCGGCTCCGCACCGACCACCTGCCCGCCATCGCCGTGCCCTGCCTCGTGGTGTCGGGCACCCGCGACCCGTTCGGCACCCCCGACGAGCTGCGGGCCGCCTTCGAGCTGGTGGGCGGCCCGGTGACCCACGTGTGGGTCGAGGGCGGTCGCCACGACCTGAAGGGCGCGGAGGACGAGGTGGCGCGGGCCGTCGTCGAGTGGGTGGCCGCGCTCGAGGGCGGGGCCTAG
- a CDS encoding S9 family peptidase gives MGEPRISAAMVAAGRTLADPRLSPDGERVAMVSSADGRSQVVVVPAGGGPELVVATDPAPRPAPSLGGGVLDWTPDGQRLVYAAAAGGLWVAPASGGPARPVVERGSIASPVVSPDGARVAYVLDERHVAVASIAAGGPWPVRLSDAPDFALDPSWSADGGWVAWHEWDVPAMPWDESRWVVASADGSGVRASLAPDGAALQQARFAPTGADLAYLCDATGWLNLWVFGPGRDLEAPLVGEPFEHGDPPWGPGQRSFAWSPDGAAIAFARNERGFGRLCVVDVASGSVREVATGVHGGLSWAAGRLAAVRSGARTPTQVVVYDTATWERTTVARGPVGGFEAAELPEPEAVTWSADDGATLHGRLYRRGSGPDGGEPPPLLLWIHGGPTGQWPVTFNPRLAFFVDRGWAVLLVDHRGSTGHGRDYAQALRGRWGVLDVADAASGLRVAAERGWGHPRRLVPMGGSAGGFTVLNLLAHAPERCAAGVVLYGVSDLLWLDETTHRFEQHYCHRMVGPLPDAADEYRRRSPVTVADRVRSPVLLLHGTDDRVVPPDQTERLAARLRDGGTAVEVHWYEGEGHGWQRSETVRDELERIESFLRRHVLRWQP, from the coding sequence GTGGGTGAGCCCCGCATCTCGGCAGCCATGGTGGCCGCCGGTCGCACCCTCGCCGACCCCCGGCTGTCGCCCGACGGCGAGCGCGTCGCGATGGTGTCGTCGGCCGACGGTCGCAGCCAGGTGGTGGTGGTCCCCGCCGGCGGGGGTCCGGAGCTGGTCGTGGCCACCGATCCCGCGCCCCGCCCCGCGCCGTCGCTCGGGGGTGGCGTCCTCGACTGGACGCCGGACGGTCAGCGGCTCGTCTACGCCGCTGCGGCCGGTGGCCTCTGGGTGGCGCCCGCCTCGGGCGGCCCGGCGAGGCCGGTGGTGGAGCGCGGCTCGATCGCCTCGCCGGTCGTGTCGCCCGACGGCGCGCGGGTCGCCTACGTCCTCGACGAGCGTCACGTGGCGGTGGCGTCCATCGCCGCGGGGGGCCCGTGGCCGGTGCGGCTGTCGGACGCGCCCGACTTCGCGCTGGACCCGTCGTGGTCGGCCGACGGCGGCTGGGTGGCATGGCACGAGTGGGACGTACCGGCCATGCCGTGGGACGAGAGCCGGTGGGTGGTGGCCAGCGCCGACGGATCCGGGGTGCGGGCGTCGCTGGCACCCGACGGCGCGGCCCTGCAACAGGCGCGCTTCGCACCCACCGGTGCCGACCTCGCCTACCTGTGCGACGCCACCGGCTGGCTCAACCTGTGGGTGTTCGGCCCGGGCCGCGACCTGGAGGCGCCCCTCGTCGGCGAGCCGTTCGAGCACGGCGACCCGCCGTGGGGCCCGGGCCAGCGCTCGTTCGCGTGGTCGCCCGACGGGGCGGCCATCGCCTTCGCCCGCAACGAGCGCGGCTTCGGCCGGCTGTGCGTGGTCGACGTGGCGTCCGGGTCGGTGCGGGAGGTCGCGACGGGGGTGCACGGGGGCCTGTCGTGGGCCGCGGGCCGCCTGGCCGCCGTGCGGAGCGGGGCCCGAACGCCCACACAGGTGGTGGTGTACGACACCGCCACCTGGGAGCGCACCACCGTCGCCCGCGGGCCGGTGGGCGGCTTCGAGGCCGCGGAGCTCCCTGAGCCCGAGGCGGTGACGTGGTCGGCGGACGACGGTGCCACCCTGCACGGCCGGCTGTACCGGCGGGGGAGCGGCCCGGACGGCGGCGAGCCCCCGCCGCTTCTGCTCTGGATCCACGGCGGGCCGACCGGCCAGTGGCCGGTGACCTTCAACCCCAGGCTGGCGTTCTTCGTCGACCGGGGGTGGGCCGTGCTGCTCGTCGACCATCGCGGCTCGACCGGCCACGGGCGCGACTACGCCCAGGCGCTGCGGGGGCGGTGGGGGGTGCTCGACGTGGCCGACGCCGCCTCAGGCCTGCGCGTCGCGGCCGAGCGCGGGTGGGGCCATCCCCGCCGGCTCGTCCCCATGGGCGGGTCGGCCGGCGGCTTCACCGTGCTGAACCTGCTCGCCCACGCGCCCGAGCGGTGCGCGGCCGGCGTGGTGCTCTACGGCGTGAGCGACCTGCTGTGGCTCGACGAGACCACGCACCGCTTCGAGCAGCACTACTGCCACCGGATGGTGGGTCCGCTCCCGGACGCGGCCGACGAGTACCGCCGCCGCTCCCCGGTCACGGTGGCCGATCGGGTGCGCTCGCCGGTGCTGCTGCTGCACGGCACCGACGACCGGGTGGTGCCGCCCGACCAGACCGAGCGGCTGGCCGCCCGGCTGCGAGACGGCGGGACCGCCGTGGAGGTGCACTGGTACGAGGGGGAGGGCCACGGGTGGCAGCGGTCGGAGACGGTGCGCGACGAGCTCGAGCGGATCGAGTCGTTCCTGCGGCGCCACGTCCTGCGGTGGCAGCCGTGA
- the glpX gene encoding class II fructose-bisphosphatase, which produces MTPDLKQVPDRNLALELVRVTEAAAMAASRWMGRGDKNGADGAAVEAMRVVLNSVPMDGIVVIGEGEKDEAPMLFNGERIGDGTPPLTDIAVDPIDGTTLTSLGRGNAIAVIAVAERGTMFDPGPCVYMEKIAVGPDAAGVVDINASPTDNLEAVARAKGESVRDVTAVILDRDRHADLIAEVRAAGARIRLIPDGDVAGAISTAWPDSGADILFGVGGTPEGVISAAALKCMGGQICGRLWPRNDTERKAALAAGYDLERVLDTDDLVRSDNVFFAATGITDGELMKGVHYDRFGATTQSLVMRSKSGTVRLVNARHRIDKLKGFSSIDFE; this is translated from the coding sequence ATGACCCCCGACCTGAAGCAGGTGCCCGACCGCAACCTCGCCCTCGAGCTGGTGCGCGTGACCGAGGCGGCCGCGATGGCGGCCTCGCGTTGGATGGGTCGCGGCGACAAGAACGGAGCCGACGGCGCCGCCGTCGAGGCCATGCGCGTGGTCCTGAACTCGGTCCCGATGGACGGCATCGTCGTCATCGGCGAGGGCGAGAAGGACGAGGCGCCGATGCTGTTCAACGGGGAGCGGATCGGTGACGGCACGCCGCCGCTGACCGACATCGCGGTCGACCCGATCGACGGCACGACCCTCACGTCACTCGGCCGCGGCAACGCCATCGCCGTCATCGCCGTCGCCGAGCGGGGCACCATGTTCGACCCCGGCCCCTGCGTCTACATGGAGAAGATCGCGGTTGGCCCGGACGCCGCCGGGGTCGTCGACATCAACGCCTCCCCAACCGACAACCTCGAAGCCGTCGCCCGCGCCAAGGGCGAGTCGGTGCGCGACGTGACTGCGGTGATCCTCGACCGCGACCGCCACGCCGACCTCATCGCCGAGGTGCGGGCCGCCGGTGCCCGCATCCGGCTGATCCCCGACGGTGACGTGGCCGGCGCCATCTCGACGGCCTGGCCCGACTCGGGCGCCGACATCCTGTTCGGCGTCGGGGGCACCCCCGAGGGCGTGATCTCGGCGGCCGCCCTGAAGTGCATGGGCGGGCAGATCTGCGGGCGGCTGTGGCCCCGCAACGACACCGAGCGCAAGGCCGCGCTGGCCGCCGGCTACGACCTCGAGCGCGTGCTCGACACCGACGACCTCGTCCGCTCCGACAACGTCTTCTTCGCCGCGACCGGCATCACCGACGGCGAGCTGATGAAGGGCGTGCACTACGACCGGTTCGGGGCCACCACCCAGTCGCTGGTGATGCGCTCCAAGTCGGGCACCGTCCGGCTCGTCAACGCCCGCCACCGGATCGACAAGCTGAAGGGCTTCTCCTCGATCGACTTCGAGTAG
- a CDS encoding SDR family NAD(P)-dependent oxidoreductase, producing the protein MSARWSSALVTGATSGIGEACARSLAAAGTSVLLVARGADRLDALAADLRGRHGVRAEALAADLSTPEGIAVVEARLASAAPAVDLLVNAAGATRAGPFHRSSPEEEAALVCLNVLAVVRLTRAALGPMIDAGRGAVLNVASTAAFQVAPMLATYAASKAFTLSFTHSLGEELAGTGVTATVLVPGYTRTAFHARAGLGEPEDVEWATADEVAVAGLHDAAAGVATSVPGPAHEQVVALRRERAVAEVRAAVLAGEPGFRRRCLDLARRPGMPPAVRAKALVSALVPRLARRRLRGGGAL; encoded by the coding sequence ATGAGCGCCCGCTGGTCGTCGGCGCTCGTCACCGGGGCCACGAGCGGGATCGGCGAGGCCTGCGCCCGCTCCCTGGCGGCCGCCGGCACCTCGGTGTTGCTGGTGGCCCGGGGGGCCGACCGTCTCGACGCCCTGGCCGCCGACCTGCGCGGCCGGCACGGGGTCCGCGCCGAGGCGCTGGCGGCCGACCTGTCCACGCCGGAGGGCATCGCCGTCGTCGAGGCTCGCCTGGCCTCGGCCGCCCCGGCCGTCGACCTCCTCGTGAACGCGGCCGGTGCGACCCGTGCGGGGCCGTTCCACCGGTCCTCCCCGGAGGAGGAGGCCGCCCTCGTGTGCCTCAACGTGCTGGCGGTCGTGCGGCTCACGCGGGCCGCGCTGGGGCCCATGATCGACGCCGGTCGGGGAGCGGTGCTGAACGTGGCGTCGACCGCGGCCTTCCAGGTGGCGCCCATGCTCGCCACGTACGCTGCCAGCAAGGCCTTCACCCTCTCCTTCACCCACAGCCTGGGCGAGGAGCTGGCCGGCACCGGCGTGACCGCCACCGTGCTCGTGCCCGGGTACACCCGCACCGCGTTCCACGCCCGCGCCGGCCTCGGCGAGCCGGAGGACGTGGAGTGGGCCACCGCCGACGAGGTGGCCGTGGCCGGTCTGCACGACGCCGCGGCAGGTGTCGCCACGAGCGTGCCCGGGCCGGCCCACGAGCAGGTGGTGGCCCTGCGGCGGGAGCGAGCGGTCGCCGAGGTCCGAGCGGCGGTCCTGGCGGGGGAGCCGGGGTTCCGCCGGCGCTGCCTCGACCTGGCCCGCCGGCCGGGGATGCCGCCGGCGGTTCGCGCGAAGGCGTTGGTGTCGGCGTTGGTGCCCCGTCTGGCCCGCCGGCGGCTCCGAGGCGGGGGCGCCCTCTAG